The Aquipuribacter hungaricus genome includes a region encoding these proteins:
- a CDS encoding ABC transporter ATP-binding protein — protein sequence MTTAHSLVVEDVTLGYGDRTVVSGLDLEVLPGKVTAVVGANACGKSTLLRSMSRLLTPRAGHVLLDGRAVHRTPAKQLARTLGLLPQSPVAPDGITVSDLVGRGRHPHQGILSRWRTEDDDAVAAALDATGTAALADRPVDELSGGQRQRVWIAMALAQETDLLLLDEPTTFLDVSHQVEVLDLLTDLNRSRGTTVVMVLHDLNMAARYADHLVAMAGGRVHAAGHPDQVLTAETVRAVFGLESLVVVDPTSGRPLMLPLGRHHSLVTEDAAGQRLLVGEAARA from the coding sequence GTGACCACCGCCCACTCCCTCGTCGTCGAGGACGTCACCCTCGGCTACGGCGACCGGACCGTGGTCAGCGGGCTGGACCTGGAGGTGCTGCCCGGCAAGGTCACGGCCGTCGTCGGCGCCAACGCCTGCGGCAAGTCGACCCTGCTCCGGTCGATGTCCCGGCTGCTCACCCCGCGCGCCGGCCACGTCCTGCTCGACGGCAGGGCCGTCCACCGCACGCCGGCCAAGCAGCTGGCCCGGACCCTGGGCCTGCTCCCCCAGTCCCCCGTCGCCCCGGACGGCATCACGGTCTCCGACCTGGTTGGGCGCGGCCGCCACCCGCACCAGGGGATCCTGTCGCGCTGGCGCACCGAGGACGACGACGCCGTCGCCGCCGCCCTGGACGCCACCGGGACGGCCGCGCTCGCCGACCGGCCCGTCGACGAGCTGTCCGGCGGCCAGCGCCAGCGGGTGTGGATCGCCATGGCGCTGGCGCAGGAGACCGACCTGCTCCTGCTGGACGAGCCCACGACGTTCCTCGACGTCAGCCACCAGGTCGAGGTGCTCGACCTGCTCACCGACCTCAACCGGTCCCGGGGCACGACGGTCGTCATGGTCCTGCACGACCTCAACATGGCGGCCCGCTACGCCGACCACCTCGTGGCGATGGCCGGCGGCCGGGTGCACGCGGCCGGGCACCCCGACCAGGTGCTGACCGCGGAGACGGTGCGCGCCGTGTTCGGGCTGGAGAGCCTCGTCGTCGTCGACCCGACGTCGGGGCGGCCGCTCATGCTGCCGCTGGGCCGGCACCACTCCCTGGTGACTGAGGACGCTGCCGGGCAGCGGCTGCTCGTCGGGGAGGCGGCGCGCGCCTGA
- a CDS encoding FecCD family ABC transporter permease, whose protein sequence is MAPPAAEEHAPAPAGATARAVARGRRRRTRRRRAVVGALLLLVVVAFCLSLMVGGTVYPPSDVARVLLGGDVDGASFTVGRLRLPRAVLAVATGFCFGLAGVTFQTMLRNPLASPDVIGISAGASAAAASAIVTLSLGSTAVSVVAVVAGLAVALVVYALSSRGGVVGTRLVLVGIGVAAMLESLTTYVLSTAAAWDLQEALRWLTGSLNGARWGQVVPVLVALLVLTPVLLSRSRDLAATQLGDDAASALGVRVERTRLVLVVTAVLLLCVATAAAGPIAFVAFLSGPVAARLVGPGPSLLVPAGLVGAALVLVADLVGQNWLGLRYPVGVVTGVLGAPYLLYLIVRVNRAGGSL, encoded by the coding sequence CTGGCACCCCCCGCCGCCGAGGAGCACGCCCCGGCACCCGCCGGCGCGACCGCCCGGGCCGTCGCACGGGGCCGCCGCCGGCGCACCCGTCGCCGGCGTGCCGTGGTCGGCGCCCTGCTGCTGCTGGTCGTGGTCGCCTTCTGCCTGTCGCTCATGGTGGGGGGCACCGTCTACCCGCCCTCCGACGTGGCCCGGGTGCTGCTCGGCGGCGACGTCGACGGCGCGAGCTTCACGGTCGGCCGGCTCCGGCTGCCCCGCGCGGTGCTGGCCGTCGCGACCGGGTTCTGCTTCGGGCTGGCGGGCGTGACCTTCCAGACGATGCTCCGCAACCCGTTGGCCAGCCCCGACGTCATCGGCATCAGCGCGGGGGCCAGCGCCGCCGCCGCGTCCGCCATCGTCACGCTGTCCCTCGGCAGCACCGCCGTCTCGGTGGTGGCCGTCGTGGCGGGGCTCGCGGTGGCCCTGGTCGTCTACGCGCTGTCCTCGCGGGGTGGGGTGGTGGGCACCCGTCTCGTGCTGGTCGGCATCGGCGTCGCGGCCATGCTCGAGAGCCTCACCACCTACGTGCTGTCGACCGCGGCGGCGTGGGACCTGCAGGAGGCGCTGCGCTGGCTGACGGGCAGCCTCAACGGGGCCCGGTGGGGTCAGGTCGTCCCGGTCCTCGTCGCGCTGCTGGTGCTCACGCCGGTGCTGCTGTCCCGCTCCCGTGACCTCGCCGCCACGCAGCTGGGGGACGACGCCGCCAGCGCGCTCGGGGTGCGGGTCGAGCGCACCCGCCTCGTGCTCGTGGTCACCGCGGTGCTGCTGCTGTGCGTGGCCACCGCCGCCGCCGGCCCGATCGCGTTCGTCGCCTTCCTGTCCGGGCCGGTCGCCGCCCGCCTGGTGGGGCCCGGTCCGTCCCTGCTCGTCCCCGCCGGGCTGGTGGGGGCCGCGCTCGTGCTCGTGGCGGACCTGGTCGGGCAGAACTGGCTCGGGCTGCGCTACCCGGTCGGCGTGGTCACCGGTGTCCTCGGGGCGCCGTACCTGCTGTACCTCATCGTCCGCGTCAACCGTGCCGGAGGCTCGCTGTGA